Proteins found in one Gopherus flavomarginatus isolate rGopFla2 chromosome 18, rGopFla2.mat.asm, whole genome shotgun sequence genomic segment:
- the WDR45 gene encoding WD repeat domain phosphoinositide-interacting protein 4 isoform X2, whose translation MAQQRGVNSLRFNQDQSCFCCAMESGVRIYNVEPLMEKGHLDHEQVGSVALVEMLHRSNLLAIVGGGGNPKFSEISVLIWDDAREGKGGKDKLVLEFTFTKPALAVRMGHDKIIIVLRNRIYVYSFPEDPTKLFEFDTRDNPKGLCDLCPSLEKQLLVFPGHKCGSLQLVGEIACVSLNQPGTVVASASRQGTLIRLFDTQSKEKLVELRRGTDPATLYCINFSHDSSFLCASSDKGTVHVFALKDTRLNRRSALARVGKVGPVIGQYVDSQWSLASFTVPAESACICAFGRSSAKTVNSVIAICVDGTFHKYVFTPDGNCNREAFDVYLDICDDDDF comes from the exons atggcGCAGCAACGCGGGGTGAACAGCCTGCGTTTCAACCAGGACCAGA GCTGCTTCTGCTGCGCGATGGAGTCCGGGGTGCGAATCTACAATGTGGAGCCGCTCATGGAGAAAGGGCACCTGG ATCACGAGCAGGTGGGCAGCGTGGCCCTGGTTGAGATGCTGCATCGATCCAACCTCCTGGCCAttgtagggggaggagggaaccccAAATTCTCAGAGATCTCAG TGCTGATTTGGGACGACGCCCGCGAGGGGAAGGGAGGCAAAGACAAGCTGGTTCTGGAATTCACCTTCACCAAACCTGCCCTGGCTGTGCGCATGGGACATGACAA GATCATCATTGTGCTGAGGAACCGGATTTACGTTTATTCCTTCCCGGAGGACCCCACCAAGCTCTTCGAGTTCGACACGCGGGACAACCCCAAAG gGCTCTGCGATCTCTGTCCCAGTCTGGAGAAGCAGCTGCTGGTGTTCCCCGGGCACAAGTGTGGCAGCCTACAGCTGGTG GGCGAGATCGCCTGCGTCTCCCTCAACCAGCCGGGCACTGTGGTGGCATCGGCCTCCCGCCAGGGCACCCTCATCCGCCTCTTCGACACCCAGAGCAAGGAGAAGCTGGTGGAGCTGCGCCGGGGCACGGACCCCGCCACCCTGTACTG CATCAACTTCAGCCACGACTCGTCGTTTCTCTGCGCGTCAAGCGACAAGGGGACGGTTCACGTCTTCGCCCTGAAGGACACGCGCCTCAACCGCCGCTCCGC GCTGGCACGTGTGGGCAAGGTGGGACCAGTGATCGGCCAGTACGTGGACTCGCAGTGGAGCCTGGCCAGCTTCACGGTGCCAGCGGAGTCGGCCTGCATCTGTGCCTTCGGCCGCAGCTCCGCCAAGACCGTCAACTCTGTCATTG CAATCTGCGTGGACGGCACCTTCCACAAATATGTCTTCACGCCCGATGGCAACTGCAACCGCGAGGCCTTCGACGTATACCTGGACATCTGTGACGACGATGACTTCTGA
- the WDR45 gene encoding WD repeat domain phosphoinositide-interacting protein 4 isoform X1 codes for MAQQRGVNSLRFNQDQSCFCCAMESGVRIYNVEPLMEKGHLDHEQVGSVALVEMLHRSNLLAIVGGGGNPKFSEISVLIWDDAREGKGGKDKLVLEFTFTKPALAVRMGHDKIIIVLRNRIYVYSFPEDPTKLFEFDTRDNPKGLCDLCPSLEKQLLVFPGHKCGSLQLVDLSSTQPGTSSAPFTINAHQGEIACVSLNQPGTVVASASRQGTLIRLFDTQSKEKLVELRRGTDPATLYCINFSHDSSFLCASSDKGTVHVFALKDTRLNRRSALARVGKVGPVIGQYVDSQWSLASFTVPAESACICAFGRSSAKTVNSVIAICVDGTFHKYVFTPDGNCNREAFDVYLDICDDDDF; via the exons atggcGCAGCAACGCGGGGTGAACAGCCTGCGTTTCAACCAGGACCAGA GCTGCTTCTGCTGCGCGATGGAGTCCGGGGTGCGAATCTACAATGTGGAGCCGCTCATGGAGAAAGGGCACCTGG ATCACGAGCAGGTGGGCAGCGTGGCCCTGGTTGAGATGCTGCATCGATCCAACCTCCTGGCCAttgtagggggaggagggaaccccAAATTCTCAGAGATCTCAG TGCTGATTTGGGACGACGCCCGCGAGGGGAAGGGAGGCAAAGACAAGCTGGTTCTGGAATTCACCTTCACCAAACCTGCCCTGGCTGTGCGCATGGGACATGACAA GATCATCATTGTGCTGAGGAACCGGATTTACGTTTATTCCTTCCCGGAGGACCCCACCAAGCTCTTCGAGTTCGACACGCGGGACAACCCCAAAG gGCTCTGCGATCTCTGTCCCAGTCTGGAGAAGCAGCTGCTGGTGTTCCCCGGGCACAAGTGTGGCAGCCTACAGCTGGTG GACCTGTCGAGCACCCAGCCGGGCACTTCGTCAGCGCCGTTCACCATCAACGCCCACCAGGGCGAGATCGCCTGCGTCTCCCTCAACCAGCCGGGCACTGTGGTGGCATCGGCCTCCCGCCAGGGCACCCTCATCCGCCTCTTCGACACCCAGAGCAAGGAGAAGCTGGTGGAGCTGCGCCGGGGCACGGACCCCGCCACCCTGTACTG CATCAACTTCAGCCACGACTCGTCGTTTCTCTGCGCGTCAAGCGACAAGGGGACGGTTCACGTCTTCGCCCTGAAGGACACGCGCCTCAACCGCCGCTCCGC GCTGGCACGTGTGGGCAAGGTGGGACCAGTGATCGGCCAGTACGTGGACTCGCAGTGGAGCCTGGCCAGCTTCACGGTGCCAGCGGAGTCGGCCTGCATCTGTGCCTTCGGCCGCAGCTCCGCCAAGACCGTCAACTCTGTCATTG CAATCTGCGTGGACGGCACCTTCCACAAATATGTCTTCACGCCCGATGGCAACTGCAACCGCGAGGCCTTCGACGTATACCTGGACATCTGTGACGACGATGACTTCTGA
- the WDR45 gene encoding WD repeat domain phosphoinositide-interacting protein 4 isoform X3 encodes MAQQRGVNSLRFNQDQSCFCCAMESGVRIYNVEPLMEKGHLDHEQVGSVALVEMLHRSNLLAIVGGGGNPKFSEISVLIWDDAREGKGGKDKLVLEFTFTKPALAVRMGHDKIIIVLRNRIYVYSFPEDPTKLFEFDTRDNPKGPVEHPAGHFVSAVHHQRPPGRDRLRLPQPAGHCGGIGLPPGHPHPPLRHPEQGEAGGAAPGHGPRHPVLHQLQPRLVVSLRVKRQGDGSRLRPEGHAPQPPLRAGTCGQGGTSDRPVRGLAVEPGQLHGASGVGLHLCLRPQLRQDRQLCHCNLRGRHLPQICLHARWQLQPRGLRRIPGHL; translated from the exons atggcGCAGCAACGCGGGGTGAACAGCCTGCGTTTCAACCAGGACCAGA GCTGCTTCTGCTGCGCGATGGAGTCCGGGGTGCGAATCTACAATGTGGAGCCGCTCATGGAGAAAGGGCACCTGG ATCACGAGCAGGTGGGCAGCGTGGCCCTGGTTGAGATGCTGCATCGATCCAACCTCCTGGCCAttgtagggggaggagggaaccccAAATTCTCAGAGATCTCAG TGCTGATTTGGGACGACGCCCGCGAGGGGAAGGGAGGCAAAGACAAGCTGGTTCTGGAATTCACCTTCACCAAACCTGCCCTGGCTGTGCGCATGGGACATGACAA GATCATCATTGTGCTGAGGAACCGGATTTACGTTTATTCCTTCCCGGAGGACCCCACCAAGCTCTTCGAGTTCGACACGCGGGACAACCCCAAAG GACCTGTCGAGCACCCAGCCGGGCACTTCGTCAGCGCCGTTCACCATCAACGCCCACCAGGGCGAGATCGCCTGCGTCTCCCTCAACCAGCCGGGCACTGTGGTGGCATCGGCCTCCCGCCAGGGCACCCTCATCCGCCTCTTCGACACCCAGAGCAAGGAGAAGCTGGTGGAGCTGCGCCGGGGCACGGACCCCGCCACCCTGTACTG CATCAACTTCAGCCACGACTCGTCGTTTCTCTGCGCGTCAAGCGACAAGGGGACGGTTCACGTCTTCGCCCTGAAGGACACGCGCCTCAACCGCCGCTCCGC GCTGGCACGTGTGGGCAAGGTGGGACCAGTGATCGGCCAGTACGTGGACTCGCAGTGGAGCCTGGCCAGCTTCACGGTGCCAGCGGAGTCGGCCTGCATCTGTGCCTTCGGCCGCAGCTCCGCCAAGACCGTCAACTCTGTCATTG CAATCTGCGTGGACGGCACCTTCCACAAATATGTCTTCACGCCCGATGGCAACTGCAACCGCGAGGCCTTCGACGTATACCTGGACATCTGTGA